The following DNA comes from Pseudophryne corroboree isolate aPseCor3 chromosome 8, aPseCor3.hap2, whole genome shotgun sequence.
GTGGCTAGAGGTAGCAGTACAGCGCCCTGTATGTCAGTGGGTAGAGGTAgcagtacagcgctctgtatgtctGTGGCTAGAGGTAGCAttacagcgctctgtatgtcaggggctagaggtagcagtacagcgctctgtatgtcgggctagaggtaggggtacagggctcTGTTTGTCAGTGGCTAGAGGTAgcagtacagcgctctgtatgtctgtggctagaggtagcagtacagcgctctgtcagtggctagaggtagcagtacagcgctctgtatgtcagtggctagaggtagcagtacagcgctctgtatgtctGTGGCTACAGGTAGCAGTACAGCGCCCTGTATGTTAGAGGCTAGAGGTACAGCGCTGTGTATTGCGCAGGTTGCTATGTCTATGAAAACGCCTCTTTCCCTCCCCGCAGACGCTGCTGTTCCTGCATTGTGGCATAGAGGAGTCATGCGCCAGAATGTGTCGCCATCCTGAGCACCTGCGCAGCTCTCAGCCCCCCACCTGGGGGGAGAGGAAGAGGACGGAGCAGAGAGGGGAGAGACCAGCCATGTCTAACGTCACCCCGGATGCCTGCAACGTGGACTCAGACCTGGACGGCATCCTGCCGCCGTCACTATACGCCGTGGTTTTTGTGGTGGGGCTTCCAGCCAACCTCCTGGCACTTTGGGCAGCCTGGCTCCAGGTGCGGAAAGGAAAAGAACTTGGAGTCTACCTCCTGAACCTCAGCCTCTCCGACCTCCTCCTCATCTGCGCACTACCACCGTGGACAGACTACTATTTACGGAGGGACGTTTGGGGTTACGGCCCCGGGGCCTGTCGCCTCTTTGGCTTCATCTTCTACACCAATCTGTATGTGGGCGCTGCCTTCCTGTCCTGCGTGTCCGCTGACCGCTACTTAGCTGTGGCACACCCGCTGCGATTCCCAGGCGCCAGGCCCATCCGCTCTGCTGCTGCAGTCTCCGCCTTGGTGTGGGTGCTAGAACTGGCAGCGAATGCCCCTCCCTTGTTCAGAGACGCCATCACCCAGGACCGCTACAACCACACCTTCTGCTACGAGAGCTACCCGCTTTCTGGAAAAGGAGATGCCCTCGCTAACGTGGGGAGGGTGCTAGCTGGATTCTTATTGCCCTGGGGCATAATGCTTCTGTGTTATGCTGGCTTGCTGCGAGCTCTACGGGGGAGCGCGTCCTGCGAGCGGAGAGAGAAGAGGAGGGTGCGTCGCCtggcgctggggctcccctgcgtggCACTCCTCTGTTATGGGCCTTACCATGCCCTCTTGCTCCTGCGCAGTCTGGTGTTCCTGGTGGGAGGGGGCTCAGCAGCAGCGGGGGAAAGCTGTGCGCTGGAGGAGAGGCTATTCCCAGCTTACCACGCGTCGCTAGCCATGGCCACTCTGAACTGCCTGGCAGATCCTGCCCTGTACTGCCTGGCATGCCCAGGTGCCCGAGGGGAAGTGGCCAAAGCAATAGGTCGGGTGGTGGCATGGGCAATGGGGAAGGACAGAGCAGGGTGGCGGGGTGGGATGAGTGACGGCAGAGGGATCGCGGGGCATGGAGAAGAAGTGGGTATGGTGGAGATGGGTGAGAGGGGGGGCAGTTTTAtagtatgaggggggggggggggggggcagatagttTTTGTTGTTGCAGATAATAAATGAATCTGATATCTTCCAATACAACGTGTCTGTTATTACAGGAGTAGTGTCACTTATCACTGTGTGAGCTAGGTGCCGTACACGGCGCGATGTGCTGCAGGTAGAACAATACGCTCTGCAGACCTGGCTGCCATCTGTGTGCTGAGTCAGACACATCAGAGGCTGGCGGGGGTAATCGAGTTACACAGgaacagcagaggggggggggggggggtacgcagCTGTTACtgacggaggagggggcagcagcggGTACACGCAGGAACAGCAGAGGGGAGAAGTGTGGGGTACACAGCTGTTACTGATGGAGGGGGCAGCAGCGGGCACACGCAGGAACAGCAGAGGGGAGAAGTGTGGGGTACGCAGCTGGTACTGATGGAGGAGGCTGCAGTGGGCACACGCAGGAACAGCAGAGGGGAGAAGTGTGGGGTACGCAGCTGGTACTGATGGAGGGGGCAGCAGCGGGCACACGCAGGAACAGCAGAGGGGAGAAGTGTGGGGTACGCAGCTGGTACTGATGGATGGGGCAGCAGCGGGCACACGCAGGAACAGCAGAGGGGAGAAGTGTGGGGTACGCAGCTGGTACTGATGGAGGGGGCAGCAGCGGGCACACGCAGGAACAGCAGAGGGGAGAAGTGTGGGGTACGCAGCTGGTACTGATGGATGGGGCAGCAGCGGGCACACGCAGGAACAGCAGAGGGGAGAAGTGTGGGGTACGCAGCTGGTACTGATGGAGGGGGCTGCAGTGGGCACACGCAGGAACAGCAGAGGGGAGAAGTGTGGGGTACGCAGCTGGTACTGATGGAGGGGGCTGCAGCGGGCACACACAGGAACAGCAGAGGGGAGAAGTGTGGGGTACGCAGCTGTTACtgacggaggagggggcagcagcggGCACACACAGGAACAGCAGAGGGGAGAAGTGTGGGGTACGCAGCTGTTACTGATGGAGGGGGCTGCAGCGGGCACACACAGGAACAGCAGAGGGGAGAAGTGTGGGGTACGCAGCTGGTACTGATGGATGGGGCAGCAGCGGGCACACGCAGGAACAGCAGAGGGGAGAAGTGTGGGGTACGCAGCTGGTACTGATGGAGGGggctgcagcgggcacacgcaggtCCCACGTTTCCTAATGTGACCTGGCACTCCTGTGTTCCATCCTGTTCTCCTCACCAGACCGACACCGCCCCATCCCAAGCCCTCCGGTACGGTTTTACCAGAGTCTCAGGTGCAGCGCAGGACGGCGACATTAACCCCTGAGACACACACAAGCGgcgcatgcgttacacagagtACGCACAAAGTGCTGGTGCGACCGGGACAGGGGGTATCAGAAATGGGGCGGAaaagtggtgactgggaggtggccagaGCACGCGGGTGTTATAGGAGTATCGCAGCGATAGTGATTGGGGGCCTCATTCAGACTCAtttcaaaagcaaaatctttctctaatgggcaaaaccatggccctcattccgttgatgagttgatcgctcgcaaggcgaatttagcagagttgctcacgctaagcctacgcctactgggagtgtatcttagcttcttaaaattgcgaccgatgtattcgcaatattgcgattacacacctcgtagcagtttcagagtagcttcagacttactcggcatctgcgatcagttcagtgcttgtcgttcctggttgacgtcataaacacacccagcgttcgcccagacactcctccgtttctccggccactcctgcgttttttccggaaacggtagcgtttttatccacacgccccgaaaacgccgtgtttccgcccagtaacacccatttcctgtcaatcacactacgatcgccggagcgaagaaaaagccgtgagtaaaaatactatcttcattgtaaaattacttggcgcagtcgcagtgcgaatattgcgcatgcgtactaagcggaatttcactgcgatgcgatgaaaattaccgagcgaacgactcggaatgagggcccatgtgcactgcagggggggcagatgtaacatgtgcagagagagttagatttgggtgggttatattgtttctgtgcagggtaaatactggctgctttatttttacactgcaatttagatttcagattgaactcacctcacccaaatctaactctctctgcacatgttacatctgcccccactgcactgcacatgggccctcattccgagttgttcgctcggagtttttcatcgcatcgcagtgagaattctcttagtgcgcatgcgcaatgttcgcactgcgactgcgccaagtaactttactatgaagaaagtaagtttactcacggctttttcatcgctccgacgttcgcattgtgattgacaggaaatgggtgttactgggcggatgcacggcgttttaggggcgtgtggctggaaacgctaccgtttccggaaaaaacgcaggagtggccggagaaacggcgggagtgcctgggcgaacgctgggtgtgtttatgacgtcagccaggaacgaaaagcactgaactgatcgcacaggcagagtaagtctgaagctactcagaaactgctaagtagttagtaatcgcaatattgcgcctacgtcggtcgcaattttaagaagctaagattcactcccagtaggcggcggcttagcgtgtgtaactctgctacattcgccttgcgagcgaacaactcggaatgagggccatggttttgcacattagagaaagattttgcgtgTTTGATCCATGCTGAATCCGGCCCTAGAAGTGTGTATGGGACACAGACAAGCAGACcgcatgttggccctcattccgagttgttcgctcgctagctgcttttagcagcattgcacacgctaagccgccgcctactgggtgtgaatcgtagcttatcaaaattgcgaacgaaaggttctctaaATTTCGAATAGAAATTACtttgctcgagacttactccttcagtgcgatcagttcagtgcttgtcgttcctggtttgacgtcacaaacacacccagcgttcgcccagacactcctccgtttctccagccactcccgcgtttttcccagaaacggtagcgttttttcgcacacacccataaaacggccagtttccgcccagaaacacccactttctgtcaatcacattacgatcaccagaacgaagaaaaaacctcgtaatgccgtgagtaaaatacctaactgcatagcaaatttacttggcgcagtcgcactgcggacattgcgtttgcgcagtttgcggaaaatccctgcgatgcgaagaaaattaccgagcgaacaactcggaatgacccccgttatacTGACACATGGCTTATGGGGGTCTGAGTGGGTACTGGGTAGGAGGAGACAGGGAAATAAGATAAATGGAAAACATGGCGTGTGGAAGCGGAGATATTATCGCAGTGTTCTGTCTGATGTTACAGTCCCATCGTGTCCTGCATCTCCCGATGTGACATTGGACGGTGGACGCTCTGTCTGCGTGAGAAGCGACCATTCAGGAATTGTGCTGGATACGTTCTCAGGCTTCTACGCCATAGACGGGCCGCTGACTGTAATAAGCTCTTCAGATGGTAGAAATCGGTTTCCGATGTTTGTAATAATTTATCCGGTTACATGATAGTGACATTATATTTTATGATGTCAGAAAGTTTCACTCTGCGGTTGTACATCATCAACGAGAGCGGTGCCAGCCTGGGGTGAGGGCGCAGGCAGCACTCTCACCCCAGAACTGCCTCTCGCCCATTACCATTCCGCCTGCTCCCAGCACAATGTGCTCCTTCCGCTGTCCCTGTCCTGACCTCCCCTCCTCTGTCACCGGACCTCTCGTTGTGTAATCCCTGCAATGCTGTGATCCCAGCTGTGCAGTGTCTGCAGTCCCTGGGAATGGCGTGCCCCTGCCACAACCCTGGGATCTCCCGCGCTCTCTACCGCTCTGTGTAGGGGATATTCACTTAGTCCTAGTTGCACAAGAAACATACTTGTGCACAAAAAGCAAAAACTTCTGACCGTATCTGCTATTTTATTCTTTGTTGCGATGCCGCAAAGCGAATTCATGTTTCCAAATCTGATTTTCCTCAGAGGCTCTGGGGCAGATTTGAAACCAGCGAGGTGCTTAAATCCCTCAGCGACATAGAGTAGATCTATGTAGATGAAGACAGAGCTATTCTGGTGCACAAAATATATTTACTAAAAAACCTGCAGCGTTCCCAACATCTCGATTAACCTGCAAAgtccccagcatctcctgactaacctgcagagtccccagcatctcctgacctgcAGAGTCCCCGGCATCTCCTGACTAACCTGTAGAGTTCCCGGCATCTCCTGACTAACCTGCTGAGTACCCGTCATCTCCTGACTAACCTGGTGATTCTCCAGCATCTCCTGACTAACCTGTAAAGTCCAAAGCACCTCCTGACTAACCTGCAAaatccccagcatctcctgactaacCTGCAGAGTCCCCGGCATCTCCTGACTAACCTGcagagtccccagcacctcctggctAACCTGCAGAGTCCCCGGCATCTCTTGACTAACCTGCAGAGTCACCAGCATCTCCTGACTAACCTGCAGAgtccccagcatctcctgactaacATTCTGCCAGATGGGACAGGTGGGAGAGCGTGTTCTGCAGACGGACATGTGGGAGAGAGTATTCTGCGGACGGTGCAGGTGGGAGAGAGTATTCTGCGGACGGTGCAGGTGGGAGCGAGCCTTTATAACAGGACAGGTTGAAGACAGCGTTCTGTTGGATTGGACAGGTGGGAGAGCGTTCTGCTGGACGGGACAGATGGGAGCGAGCGTTCTGCCAGACGGGACAGGTTGAAGAGAGCATTCTGCTGGACGGGACAGGTTGGAGAGCGTTCTGCCGGAAGGGACTGGTGGGAGCGAGCCTTCAGAACGGGACAGGTGGGAGAGAGCCTTCAGAACAGGAAAAGTGGGAGAGCGTTCTGCTGGACGGGACAGGTGGGAGCGAGCCTTCATAACAGGACAGGTGGGAACGAGCTTTCTGCCCGATGGGACAGGTTGAAGAGAGCATTCTGCTGGATGGGACAGGTGGGAGAGCGTTCTGCCGGAAGGGATTGGTGGTAGCGAGCCTTCGGAACAGGACAGGTGGGAGAGCGTTCTGCCGGGACAGGTGGGAGCGAGCCTTTAGAACAGGACAGGTGGGAGAGCGTTCTGCCGGAAGGGACAGGTGGGAGAGAGCCTTTAGAATGGGACAGGTGGGAGAGCGTTCTGCCAGAAGGGACAGGTGGGAGAGAGCCTTTAGAACAGGACAGGTGGGAGAGCGTTCTGCCAGAAGGG
Coding sequences within:
- the GPR4 gene encoding G-protein coupled receptor 4 isoform X1; the encoded protein is MAGTWTTADRRDPGRSPQRRTDVSLTLLFLHCGIEESCARMCRHPEHLRSSQPPTWGERKRTEQRGERPAMSNVTPDACNVDSDLDGILPPSLYAVVFVVGLPANLLALWAAWLQVRKGKELGVYLLNLSLSDLLLICALPPWTDYYLRRDVWGYGPGACRLFGFIFYTNLYVGAAFLSCVSADRYLAVAHPLRFPGARPIRSAAAVSALVWVLELAANAPPLFRDAITQDRYNHTFCYESYPLSGKGDALANVGRVLAGFLLPWGIMLLCYAGLLRALRGSASCERREKRRVRRLALGLPCVALLCYGPYHALLLLRSLVFLVGGGSAAAGESCALEERLFPAYHASLAMATLNCLADPALYCLACPGARGEVAKAIGRVVAWAMGKDRAGWRGGMSDGRGIAGHGEEVGMVEMGERGGSFIV
- the GPR4 gene encoding G-protein coupled receptor 4 isoform X2; this translates as MCRHPEHLRSSQPPTWGERKRTEQRGERPAMSNVTPDACNVDSDLDGILPPSLYAVVFVVGLPANLLALWAAWLQVRKGKELGVYLLNLSLSDLLLICALPPWTDYYLRRDVWGYGPGACRLFGFIFYTNLYVGAAFLSCVSADRYLAVAHPLRFPGARPIRSAAAVSALVWVLELAANAPPLFRDAITQDRYNHTFCYESYPLSGKGDALANVGRVLAGFLLPWGIMLLCYAGLLRALRGSASCERREKRRVRRLALGLPCVALLCYGPYHALLLLRSLVFLVGGGSAAAGESCALEERLFPAYHASLAMATLNCLADPALYCLACPGARGEVAKAIGRVVAWAMGKDRAGWRGGMSDGRGIAGHGEEVGMVEMGERGGSFIV